The following coding sequences are from one Xiphophorus couchianus chromosome 7, X_couchianus-1.0, whole genome shotgun sequence window:
- the LOC114147913 gene encoding probable phospholipid-transporting ATPase IH isoform X3 yields the protein MDFSLLRNIISRYCAGEENWVDSRTVYIGHKEPPPGAEAYIPQRYPDNRIVSSKYTFWNFIPKNLFEQFRRIANFYFLVIFLVQLIIDTPTSPVTSGLPLFFVITVTAIKQGYEDWLRHKADCSINECPVDVVQQEKVVRTQSHKLRVGDIVMVREDETFPCDLIFLSSSRDDGTCYVTTTSLDGESSHKTYYAVPDTMAFKTEQEVDSLHATIECEQPQPDLYKFVGRINIYKDKEEPVSRTLGAENLLLRGATLKNTQHIYAVAVYTGMETKMALNYQSKSQKRSAVEKSMNAFLIVYLCILISKAVINTVLKYAWQWSPDRDEPWYNHRTENERQRHVVIRAFTDFLAFMVLFNYIIPVSMYVTVEMQKFLGSYFITWDEEMFDEELGQGAQVNTSDLNEELGQVEYVFTDKTGTLTENNMEFIECCVDGNVYIPHAICNGQILSAASSIDMIDSSPGGYRREYEDLFFRALCLCHTVQVKEEETVDGIKRGIHQGRPTSFYISSSPDEVALVEGMKRLGYTYLRLKDNYMEILNKDDEIERFELLHVLNFDSVRRRMSVIVKSISGEYLMFCKGADSSIFPRVVSGKVEQVKTHVEQNAVEGLRTLCVAYRRLSESEYQEACHYLTEAKLALQDREQRLAQAYDVIERDFVLLGATAVEDRLQEKAADTIESLHKAGIKVWVLTGDKMETAAATCYASKLFRRSTQILELTKKRTKEQSLHDVLFELNRTVLRQRSISGLSVDCLDFGLIIDGATLSAVLKPSQEVSGHGNYREIFLEICRNCSAVLCCRMAPLQKAQIVKLIKSSKEHPITLAVGDGANDVSMILEAHVGIGIMGKEGRQAARNSDYAIPKFKHLKKMLLVHGHYYYIRIAELVQYFFYKNVCFIFPQFLYQFFCGFSQQPLYDTAYLTLYNISFTSLPILLYSLVEQHVTIDTLKREPSLYKDIAKNSLLRWPIFLYWTCLGVFDAVIFFFGAYFLFDNTTFTSNGQLMTTNTQMMFGNWTFGTLIFTVLVFTVTLKLALDTRHWTWINHFVIWGSLLFYVIFSLLWGGIIWPFLNYQRMYYVFMQMLSSGPAWLSIILLITVSLLPDVIKKVLCRAICPTATERAQSTRPCLTVEPSTIFMLSQSSSRMSF from the exons ATGGATTTCAGCCTGCTCCGGAACATCATCAGCAGATAC TGTGCAGGGGAGGAGAACTGGGTGGACAGCCGGACGGTGTACATCGGCCATAAAGAACCCCCTCCGGGAGCTGAGGCCTACATCCCTCAGCGTTATCCCGACAACCGCATCGTCTCCTCTAAG TACACCTTCTGGAACTTCATTCCCAAGAACCTGTTTGAGCAATTCAGAAGAATCGCTAACTTCTACTTCTTGGTCATATTTTTGGTCCAG CTCATCATCGACACCCCCACCAGCCCAGTCACCAGTGGCCTGCCCCTCTTCTTTGTTATCACCGTCACCGCCATAAAACAG GGCTATGAAGATTGGCTCAGACACAAAGCTGACTGCTCCATAAACGAGTGTCCGGTGGACGTGGTGCAGCAGGAGAAGGTGGTGAGGACGCAGAGTCACAAACTACGG GTGGGCGACATCGTCATGGTGAGAGAGGATGAGACTTTCCCCTGCGACCTCATCTTTCTCTCCTCCAGTCGGGACGACGGCACCTGCTACGTCACCACCACCAGCCTCGACGGGGAGTCGAGTCACAAG ACCTATTACGCTGTACCAGATACCATGGCCTTTAAAACGGAGCAGGAGGTGGATTCATTACATGCCACTATTGAATGTGAACAACCGCAGCCTGACCTCTACAA atttgtgggaCGCATCAACATTTACAAGGACAAAGAGGAGCCTGTGTCCAG AACACTAGGAGCTGAGAATTTACTTCTTAGAGGAGCCACGCTGAAGAACACACAACATATTTATG CTGTTGCGGTCTACACTGGCATGGAGACGAAGATGGCGCTTAATTACCAGTCTAAATCTCAGAAGCGTTCTGCTGTTGAGAA GTCGATGAACGCCTTCCTCATTGTGTACTTGTGCATCTTGATCAGTAAAGCTGTGATCAACACTGTCCTGAAGTACGCCTGGCAGTGGTCGCCTGACCGGGACGAACCCTGGTACAACCACAGGACTGAGAACGAGCGCCAGCGCCATGTG GTCATCCGAGCCTTTACAGACTTCCTGGCCTTCATGGTTCTGTTTAACTACATCATCCCAGTGTCCATGTATGTCACTGTAGAGATGCAGAAGTTTCTTGGGTCATATTTCATCACATGGGATGAAGAGATGTTTGATGAAGAGCTGGGGCAGGGAGCCCAGGTGAACACCTCCGACCTGAACGAAGAGCTAGGACAG GTGGAGTATGTGTTTACTGATAAGACCGGCACTCTGACTGAGAACAACATGGAGTTTATTGAATGCTGCGTGGATGGCAATGTCTACATCCCACATGCCATCTGCAACGGCCAGATCCTCAGTGCTGCCTCCAGCATAGACATGATCGACTCCTCACCTGGGGGGTACAGGAGA gAGTACGAGGATCTATTTTTCCGGGCGCTGTGTCTCTGCCACACGGTGCaggtgaaggaggaggagacagTGGATGGCATCAAAAGAGGCATCCATCAGGGCAGGCCCACTTCCTTTTACATTTCCTCATCTCCAGATGAAGTAGCTTTGGTGGAAGGAATGAAAAG GCTGGGTTACACCTATCTGCGACTCAAGGACAACTACATGGAGATCCTCAACAAAGACGACGAGATCGAAAG GTTTGAACTGCTCCATGTGCTGAACTTCGACTCTGTCAGGAGGAGAATGAGCGTCATAGTAAAGTCCATTTCAG GAGAGTACCTGATGTTCTGTAAAGGTGCAGACTCATCTATTTTTCCTCGAGTAGTGTCTGGAAAGGTGGAGCAAGTCAAAACCCACGTGGAGCAGAACGCTGTG GAGGGGCTGCGGACTTTGTGTGTCGCCTACCGAAGGCTGTCAGAGTCAGAGTACCAGGAAGCGTGTCATTACCTGACCGAAGCCAAGCTGGCCCTGCAGGACAGGGAGCAGAGGCTGGCTCAGGCCTATGACGTCATTGAGAGGGATTTTGTCCTCCTGGGTGCTACAGCGGTGGAGGACAG GCTGCAGGAGAAAGCTGCGGACACCATCGAGTCGCTGCACAAGGCCGGCATCAAAGTCTGGGTCCTCACGGGGGACAAGATGGAGACGGCCGCCGCCACGTGTTACGCCAGCAAGCTTTTCCGTCGCAGCACCCAGATTCTGGAGCTGACCAAGAAGCGCACCAAAGAGCAGAGCCTGCACGACGTTCTGTTTGAGCTGAACAGGACCGTTCTTAGGCAGCGCTCCATATCTGG GTTGTCAGTGGACTGCCTCGACTTTGGCCTGATTATCGACGGGGCAACTCTTTCTGCAGTACTAAAACCCAGCCAAGAGGTGTCTGGCCATGGGAACTACAGAGAGATCTTTCTTGAAATCTGTCGCAACTGTAGCGCTGTTCTCTGCTGTCGCATGGCACCGCTGCAGAAAGCCCAG ATTGTGAAGCTAATTAAATCCTCAAAGGAACATCCTATAACCCTCGCTGTTGGCGATGGAGCCAACGATGTCAGCATGATCTTAGAAGCACATGTTGGCATTG GCATCATGGGTAAAGAAGGTCGACAGGCAGCCAGAAACAGCGATTATGCCATCCCAAAATTTAAACACCTGAAGAAGATGCTTCTGGTTCACGGCCACTACTACTACATCCGAATCGCTGAGCTTGTTCAGTACTTCTTTTACAAG AATGTGTGCTTCATCTTCCCTCAGTTCCTGTATCAGTTCTTCTGTGGGTTCTCACAGCAG CCTCTGTACGACACGGCGTATTTAACGCTCTACAACATCAGCTTCACCTCCCTCCCCATCCTCCTGTACAGCCTGGTCGAGCAGCACGTGACCATCGACACACTGAAGAGGGAGCCCTCTCTGTACAA GGACATCGCGAAGAACTCCCTCCTCCGTTGGCCCATCTTCCTCTACTGGACGTGCCTGGGTGTGTTTGACGCGGTCATCTTCTTCTTCGGTGCCTACTTCCTTTTCGACAACACCACCTTCACCAGCAATGGCCAG cttATGACCACCAACACACAGATG ATGTTCGGAAACTGGACGTTTGGAACTCTCATCTTTACTGTCCTGGTTTTCACCGTAACGCTCAAG CTTGCCTTGGACACGCGTCACTGGACTTGGATCAACCACTTCGTAATCTGGGGCTCGCTGCTTTTCTACgtcattttctctcttctctggGGCGGCATCATTTG gCCCTTCCTGAACTACCAGAGGATGTACTACGTGTTTATGCAGATGTTGTCCAGTGGTCCAGCGTGGCTCAGCATCATCCTCCTTATTACCGTCAGCCTGCTCCCGGATGTCATCAAGAAAGTCCTCTGCAGGGCTATTTGTCCAACAGCTACTGAGCGAGCACAG TCCACCCGCCCGTGCCTTACTGTGGAGCCGTCCACCATCTTCATGCTTTCTCAGTCCTCCAGCAGAATGAGTTTCTGA